From Desulfobacterales bacterium, a single genomic window includes:
- a CDS encoding heme-binding protein, with product MQELTLDIASQIVDKALAKRKEMGFFPLTVVVLDAGGQMKVLKREDKSSLLRPEIAIGKAWGVLGMGFGGRELHRRATKVPIFFNALSDMSGGRMVPVPGGVLIRSDKGDILGSVGISGDVSENDEICAVYGIQSVGLTPDTGDPL from the coding sequence ATGCAGGAATTAACGCTCGATATCGCTTCACAGATTGTTGACAAAGCCTTGGCGAAAAGAAAAGAAATGGGATTCTTTCCGCTGACGGTAGTCGTGCTTGATGCCGGCGGACAGATGAAAGTACTCAAACGCGAGGATAAATCCAGTCTCCTGCGGCCCGAGATCGCCATTGGAAAAGCCTGGGGGGTCCTGGGAATGGGATTCGGCGGCCGTGAACTCCACCGGCGGGCAACCAAGGTTCCGATATTTTTCAACGCGCTCTCGGACATGTCCGGCGGCCGCATGGTTCCGGTCCCCGGCGGCGTGTTGATCCGTTCGGACAAAGGCGACATTCTCGGATCGGTGGGAATCAGCGGCGATGTCTCTGAAAATGACGAAATCTGTGCAGTTTACGGCATCCAGTCTGTCGGCCTTACACCGGATACGGGGGATCCGTTATAA
- a CDS encoding NAD(P)-dependent oxidoreductase, protein MSLEVGMIGLGIMGSAISANLLKAGISVVGYDVVKEQVDLLVGNGGKGAASPKAVAEKTDIVITLLPSVAALDEVVWGDDGLLAADHKGLIVVESGTLPLEDKLRAHAALQNAGMVMLDCTLSGTGAQAAQKDLAVYGSGDSAAYDKCVPVFEGYSRSHYYLGEFGNGSKMKYVANLLVAVHNVVAAEAFVLGMKSGLDPELIYKVISDGAGTSRMFEVRGPMMVQGGYDEATMKMDVWQKDLNIIGSYAKKINCPTPLLASSAQVYIAAMAEGRDKQDTGSVCAVMEGWANFKREK, encoded by the coding sequence ATGAGTTTAGAAGTGGGAATGATCGGACTGGGAATTATGGGATCGGCCATCTCGGCGAACCTGTTGAAGGCAGGGATTTCAGTTGTGGGATATGATGTCGTCAAAGAACAGGTTGATCTGCTTGTCGGCAATGGCGGAAAAGGCGCCGCTTCCCCGAAGGCTGTCGCCGAAAAAACAGACATCGTCATCACCCTCCTTCCCAGTGTAGCTGCACTGGACGAGGTTGTCTGGGGAGACGACGGTTTACTGGCCGCCGATCATAAGGGACTGATCGTGGTGGAGTCCGGCACCCTTCCCCTGGAGGACAAGCTCAGGGCCCACGCCGCCCTGCAAAACGCCGGCATGGTGATGCTCGATTGCACATTAAGCGGCACCGGCGCCCAGGCCGCGCAAAAAGATCTTGCCGTCTACGGCAGCGGAGACAGCGCCGCTTACGACAAATGCGTGCCGGTGTTTGAGGGCTACTCGCGCTCACATTATTATCTGGGTGAATTCGGCAACGGCAGCAAGATGAAATATGTCGCCAATCTGCTGGTCGCCGTCCACAATGTCGTCGCAGCCGAAGCGTTTGTCCTGGGAATGAAATCCGGCCTTGATCCCGAACTGATTTATAAGGTCATCAGCGACGGCGCCGGCACCTCCCGCATGTTTGAGGTGCGCGGGCCCATGATGGTTCAGGGCGGGTATGACGAGGCCACCATGAAAATGGATGTCTGGCAAAAGGACCTGAACATTATCGGCAGTTATGCCAAGAAGATCAACTGCCCGACGCCGCTGCTGGCTAGCAGCGCCCAGGTCTATATTGCCGCCATGGCAGAGGGGCGGGACAAGCAGGATACAGGCTCTGTCTGCGCCGTCATGGAAGGATGGGCGAATTTTAAAAGGGAAAAATAG